The Deltaproteobacteria bacterium genome window below encodes:
- a CDS encoding ankyrin repeat domain-containing protein has translation MNLKKSAKVLIGLLGLFSLLAILIFFGGSYWYGWTENRNFEALRIKSALNCQTMATHCAIQAQDKKLLATLLVDERTHTLVDGWGSSALLFAVANEKSNETEFVQLVLEAKISVQLENEQGDDALAVALRLKRFDLAELLVRNGAEPNRLTGLKGQKRLNRLGSALLSGQHEIVTFLIDQGADKNMKDEFGYSYCERLKLHGLEASFPPCVD, from the coding sequence ATGAATCTTAAGAAAAGCGCCAAAGTTTTGATCGGTTTGCTGGGGCTATTTTCGTTGTTAGCCATTTTGATCTTTTTCGGTGGTTCTTACTGGTATGGTTGGACTGAAAATCGAAATTTTGAAGCATTGAGGATAAAGTCGGCTTTGAATTGCCAGACTATGGCTACTCACTGCGCAATTCAGGCACAAGACAAAAAGCTGTTGGCGACTCTTCTTGTAGATGAGCGAACTCACACGCTAGTTGACGGATGGGGCTCCTCGGCGTTGCTGTTTGCTGTTGCAAATGAAAAATCAAACGAGACGGAGTTTGTCCAACTAGTACTTGAGGCTAAGATCAGTGTTCAGCTGGAAAATGAACAAGGAGATGATGCCCTCGCAGTCGCCTTGCGGTTAAAGAGGTTCGATCTTGCCGAGCTACTGGTAAGAAATGGTGCCGAGCCCAATCGCCTGACCGGGCTCAAGGGCCAGAAACGACTGAATCGCCTTGGATCCGCGCTTCTCAGTGGTCAGCACGAGATCGTGACTTTTTTAATTGATCAGGGTGCTGACAAGAATATGAAGGACGAATTTGGGTACAGCTATTGCGAACGACTAAAACTTCATGGGCTGGAAGCAAGTTTCCCTCCTTGTGTCGATTAG
- a CDS encoding inner membrane CreD family protein, with product MNIVSESNTPKKKSNRSPLILKLIGLATLLMGSVIPGCLIQGLIRDRQRYEEEAISSVTNGWAAWHEVGAVTFELPYHYLDYVEKDKTTVRTDHSLNLIPANLTITSSDSFETRKRGIFEIPIYKAKLEMRGEFEIPKDLIPEGNREIQTPFAQKLKLGFKHSEAISEFAFQLNDKPMTLKRTTEGFVLNLPEKTFLPGEKIKFQLNAQLNGHKGFDIRTEADLLEVNMSSRWPHPSFQGQLPVDQSISKAGFTARWKLIQPQLNQRISVGFMTPVNHYSQAERALKYSFLITLLVLTALFLIETLWSMRIHAMQYLLMTLPLSVFYVLLLAVSEQTGFLTAYTVASCAVMGLLFIYFKTIGATFKQSLVLITVIAGVKALIYTMLSSEDFALLIGAISLFLTLSAFMLMTAKINWALAGSRQKQEA from the coding sequence ATGAACATTGTCTCAGAGTCGAACACCCCTAAGAAAAAGTCCAATCGCTCCCCGCTGATACTTAAACTGATCGGTCTCGCGACGCTCCTGATGGGCTCGGTGATTCCCGGCTGCCTGATTCAAGGGCTTATCCGGGATCGTCAAAGATACGAAGAAGAAGCAATTAGTTCAGTCACAAATGGTTGGGCCGCCTGGCACGAAGTGGGGGCCGTGACGTTCGAACTGCCCTACCACTACTTGGACTACGTAGAAAAAGACAAAACGACAGTTCGCACAGACCATTCTCTCAATTTGATTCCCGCAAATTTAACGATCACATCAAGCGACAGCTTCGAAACTCGAAAACGCGGCATCTTTGAAATCCCGATTTACAAAGCCAAGCTAGAAATGCGCGGCGAATTTGAGATCCCGAAAGACCTGATCCCCGAAGGAAACCGAGAAATTCAAACGCCATTTGCCCAAAAGCTAAAGCTCGGCTTCAAACACAGCGAGGCCATTTCCGAATTTGCATTCCAATTGAATGACAAACCGATGACTCTGAAACGTACGACAGAAGGTTTTGTATTAAACCTGCCAGAAAAGACGTTTCTTCCGGGTGAAAAAATCAAGTTTCAGCTGAACGCCCAGCTTAATGGGCACAAAGGCTTCGACATTCGCACCGAAGCCGACCTTTTAGAAGTAAACATGTCCTCGAGGTGGCCACACCCAAGCTTTCAAGGCCAGTTGCCGGTAGATCAATCGATTTCTAAAGCTGGCTTCACGGCGAGATGGAAATTGATCCAGCCGCAACTGAACCAAAGAATTTCGGTAGGCTTCATGACACCGGTCAACCATTACTCGCAAGCGGAACGAGCATTGAAGTATAGCTTTCTCATAACACTTTTAGTGCTTACAGCGCTTTTCCTAATTGAAACACTTTGGTCGATGCGAATTCACGCTATGCAGTACCTGCTCATGACACTCCCCTTAAGCGTTTTCTATGTGCTCCTACTTGCAGTTTCAGAGCAAACAGGATTTTTGACGGCCTACACCGTCGCAAGCTGTGCGGTCATGGGCCTGCTATTTATTTACTTCAAGACAATCGGGGCCACATTTAAACAATCACTGGTCTTAATCACGGTGATCGCCGGAGTGAAGGCGTTGATATACACGATGCTTTCTAGCGAGGACTTTGCGCTACTGATTGGCGCTATCAGCTTGTTCCTGACGCTGTCGGCCTTTATGTTGATGACTGCAAAAATCAACTGGGCACTTGCTGGAAGCCGTCAAAAGCAGGAAGCTTAA
- a CDS encoding isoprenylcysteine carboxylmethyltransferase family protein, whose protein sequence is MSKGKLVLKPIAVFTVCFLTALLLGETWILVRGAETFGLVYRLETHYLDHPHFFWLAQSFVFGLIATAWWHTFSRATAAVKFVTAVSAVWLAVLFAALPCSLLWMFFEYRPFVLRPAQVFDLLPQGFEAAIILYITSIPLNLVGTAFAVALLFFLRQSVHETRQVTGHSLAYFKPAQSTSVLWNLVKTLCQTVVFWFSFLYLIPQILLAFERFFGFQPFRFPGQDTLAFLGFVAASIGGLWSGATMAVVGQGTPLPFDTAAKLVVAGPYRFVRNPMALFGLAQGLFVGIFLGSYFIFPYVFLGGWLWGTFVRPVEENELRFRFGADYDAYCREVSCWHFRLKKNKI, encoded by the coding sequence ATGTCTAAAGGAAAACTAGTCTTGAAGCCCATTGCCGTGTTTACGGTCTGCTTTTTAACTGCATTGCTACTCGGTGAGACGTGGATCCTCGTGCGCGGAGCAGAAACTTTTGGATTGGTATACCGCTTAGAGACCCATTATCTCGATCACCCCCACTTTTTCTGGTTAGCGCAGTCGTTTGTCTTTGGATTGATTGCCACCGCATGGTGGCACACTTTTTCAAGGGCAACTGCAGCCGTCAAATTTGTTACGGCGGTATCGGCGGTTTGGCTGGCCGTTCTTTTTGCGGCACTTCCATGCTCACTTCTTTGGATGTTTTTTGAATATCGGCCGTTTGTCCTGCGTCCCGCACAGGTTTTTGATCTCCTGCCACAGGGTTTCGAGGCTGCGATAATTTTGTATATCACCTCGATCCCGTTGAATCTTGTCGGAACCGCGTTTGCAGTGGCTCTGCTTTTCTTTTTGCGTCAGTCGGTGCACGAAACAAGGCAGGTAACAGGACACTCGCTGGCCTACTTTAAGCCGGCCCAGTCGACCTCAGTGCTTTGGAATCTGGTTAAGACACTCTGTCAGACAGTCGTCTTCTGGTTTTCGTTTCTCTATTTGATCCCACAGATTTTGCTCGCATTTGAGCGGTTCTTCGGTTTCCAGCCATTTCGATTTCCGGGTCAGGATACTTTGGCTTTTTTGGGATTTGTCGCAGCGAGCATTGGCGGACTGTGGAGTGGTGCGACCATGGCTGTTGTTGGACAAGGAACACCGCTTCCGTTTGATACTGCCGCGAAGCTAGTCGTGGCCGGTCCCTATAGGTTTGTTCGCAATCCGATGGCACTCTTCGGGTTGGCTCAAGGCCTATTTGTCGGAATTTTCTTGGGCTCCTATTTTATTTTTCCTTATGTCTTTTTAGGTGGTTGGCTTTGGGGCACCTTTGTTCGTCCAGTGGAAGAAAACGAACTCAGATTTCGATTTGGCGCAGATTACGATGCCTATTGTCGTGAAGTTTCCTGTTGGCATTTTCGATTGAAAAAAAATAAAATTTAA
- the creC gene encoding two-component system sensor histidine kinase CreC, which translates to MRNLKLSVRMALSFAVVTFLSTGIVAFGAYREMRPMLLEAVELTLIDASRILASEIAEQAEKTGDLSSAIIDLEKSFSRLIATSFPHRNASDQESHRVLRVYVTDDNARVLFDSKAGEAVGKDFSKWRDINLTLNGKYGARATRQNPDDAATSIHFIAAPIIVRGTTIGAVSIGKPVDSVATQIRRNKFRVLLIFFVTLILSLPLAYIASGLIARPIQRLKMYVEMRRSGMSATYPRLADDEIGSLALAFEDLREKLEGKKYVENYVHNLTHEMKSPLTGIVGAVELLQRNQLEERDRTHLLGNIQTEAKRLHDLAERLLELASLEARAGRLKLESFDIGLLVDEVLESFFAQARTLGISLRSDIPDGVSLFAERFLIWQCLSNLVQNSLDFSTEGDGTITVSVVRESDQVKLAVKDEGVGLPDFALDRATEKFFSMERPRTGKKSSGLGLSFVQQCMALHGGTITVRNCIPKGAVAELTFKVRQTKIVDPQVDKR; encoded by the coding sequence TTGAGAAATCTTAAGCTTTCAGTTCGAATGGCTTTAAGCTTTGCCGTCGTTACTTTTCTTTCGACCGGGATCGTCGCATTCGGCGCCTATCGAGAGATGCGACCCATGCTTTTGGAAGCGGTCGAACTGACGTTAATTGATGCATCCCGAATTCTCGCATCTGAAATTGCCGAGCAGGCCGAAAAGACAGGAGACCTGAGCAGCGCAATCATCGATCTAGAGAAAAGTTTTTCCCGCCTCATTGCCACAAGCTTTCCTCACCGAAATGCTTCCGATCAAGAGAGTCATCGAGTTCTTCGGGTTTATGTCACCGACGATAACGCTCGAGTACTTTTCGATAGCAAAGCAGGAGAAGCCGTCGGAAAAGATTTTTCCAAATGGAGAGACATCAATTTAACACTCAATGGCAAATACGGCGCACGCGCAACCAGACAGAATCCTGACGATGCAGCGACCAGTATTCACTTCATTGCGGCACCCATTATAGTGAGAGGTACGACGATCGGCGCTGTTTCAATTGGGAAACCGGTCGACAGTGTGGCAACGCAAATACGTCGCAACAAATTTAGAGTGCTATTGATTTTCTTTGTAACTCTGATCCTGTCGCTTCCTCTTGCTTACATTGCCAGCGGACTGATCGCACGCCCCATTCAAAGACTTAAAATGTACGTTGAAATGCGCCGCTCAGGTATGTCAGCAACTTATCCCCGCTTAGCCGACGACGAAATTGGCTCCCTCGCTTTAGCTTTTGAAGACTTGCGAGAAAAGCTTGAGGGAAAAAAATATGTCGAGAACTACGTGCATAATCTTACGCACGAAATGAAATCTCCGCTTACTGGTATCGTAGGGGCAGTTGAACTTTTGCAGCGCAATCAGCTTGAGGAAAGGGACCGGACACATCTTTTAGGAAACATCCAAACAGAGGCAAAACGACTTCACGATCTTGCTGAACGATTGCTCGAACTCGCTTCGCTTGAAGCACGCGCCGGCCGACTAAAGTTGGAAAGCTTCGATATCGGCCTTCTTGTCGACGAAGTACTAGAAAGCTTTTTTGCGCAGGCACGCACCCTTGGAATTTCTCTTAGGTCCGACATTCCAGATGGAGTTTCGCTTTTCGCCGAACGATTTTTAATTTGGCAATGCCTTTCTAACCTCGTTCAAAACTCTCTCGATTTTTCGACGGAAGGTGACGGCACCATCACGGTTTCGGTCGTTCGTGAAAGTGATCAAGTAAAACTGGCGGTCAAAGACGAGGGCGTCGGACTTCCCGATTTTGCGCTTGATCGCGCGACGGAAAAATTTTTCTCCATGGAACGACCGCGCACTGGTAAAAAAAGCTCGGGCCTCGGCCTCAGCTTTGTTCAGCAATGCATGGCGCTACACGGAGGAACAATCACAGTTCGAAATTGCATACCCAAAGGTGCTGTCGCTGAACTTACGTTTAAGGTACGCCAAACCAAGATAGTGGACCCGCAAGTCGATAAGCGCTAA
- the creB gene encoding two-component system response regulator CreB → MESTVLRVLLVEDEISIADNVRVALQQEGYSLDHAKTGAEGLRLIGSQAYDVLIFDIGLPDQTGFELCKKVRMTVQTPLLFLTARGEEIDKIVGFELGADDYLTKPFSPRELAMRVRALAKRAQTKVNVAETSRISQCGLFKVDHEKMKIHFDGIPLELSRYEFRLMELMIRRPGVVFSRQQLMEAVWEDPGMSLERTVDAHIKSLRAKLKAAKPMHSPIETHRGTGYSLRES, encoded by the coding sequence ATGGAGTCAACGGTGCTAAGAGTTTTGCTGGTCGAAGATGAAATCTCAATCGCCGACAATGTGAGAGTCGCTCTTCAACAAGAGGGATATTCACTCGACCACGCAAAAACTGGCGCCGAGGGCCTTCGGCTGATCGGCTCTCAAGCTTATGATGTTTTAATTTTCGATATTGGTTTACCAGATCAAACGGGGTTTGAACTCTGCAAAAAAGTCCGCATGACAGTTCAAACTCCACTTCTCTTTCTCACCGCGCGAGGAGAGGAAATAGATAAAATCGTGGGATTCGAATTGGGTGCCGATGATTACCTGACCAAGCCCTTTAGCCCCAGAGAACTTGCCATGCGGGTACGAGCGCTGGCAAAGCGCGCGCAAACCAAAGTAAACGTCGCAGAAACTAGTCGCATTAGTCAGTGCGGGCTTTTTAAAGTCGATCACGAGAAAATGAAAATTCATTTCGATGGCATTCCTCTGGAACTCTCACGCTACGAATTTCGTCTCATGGAATTGATGATCAGACGTCCAGGGGTCGTATTTTCTCGCCAACAGCTGATGGAAGCTGTGTGGGAGGATCCCGGGATGAGCCTTGAACGAACGGTCGATGCGCATATTAAATCACTCCGGGCCAAATTAAAGGCCGCAAAGCCCATGCATTCTCCGATCGAAACACATCGCGGAACCGGATATTCATTGAGGGAGTCATAG
- a CDS encoding ATP-binding cassette domain-containing protein has product MSLLRRIVNVIGDRVFFAWLTPLLKTGSERSLEVGDLPALPSELDPETLVLDESKISWVSGVSLLKTLLIVSSKIWGPALGFFLLFAVMNLLGPVLVNNFVKAIQTGFSTSAEMQAAMILAALVGTTGIIGGVAIQHYFLWHLKWNQTVTNIVNKKIFFHALRLRKGAREATPVGDLVNHLSSDTEAVADFGGGMADLIYSIVMIVGAIGLLFYYLGATAWVAVILLGVLAPMTKKVSRDFTAFDEDLMKWRDRRVTLMSQILTAIRLVKHFNWEKSVSEEVGKVREAELHSRERLARAELLVTLIYVAVGTFVLFAVLAVHSLRGARFDAALIFTCVSLFGLLEDPFAQISRVISTMITAKVGGERIAGFLRLPVVDEAALRVERSIDQGDSKPDKVEVHYKNLHVPAGTSLAVVGGVGSGKSTFLHVLMGEMSGYYSGLEIRGVPRSRLRIGYVSQEAFILNGTLLENLAFGRQDISESELSEALRASCLEEDLRLMPGGLQTEIGEKGINLSGGQRQRVSLARTILHRPNLVILDDPLSAVDSATEKALVENLLDRNGLWKNVTRIMITHRLSHLKVFDQIGFLAKGEFRATGKFEELEAISPEFRSYLEEYAFSQSHGTPSEGKSESMAATVVQVSGHERVTEDEDRGYGAVATGMYRHYLEALGGENLRLRPWVLFALAIAAMSLTGLPLLQKTWLAYVSDALNETTLAGGPTGLSYVRNLASQPMSAIYIYGAIGLLVMGGTLLADLFWLKRGLAAGRMIHDKMLKSVLGTKVRFFDSTPVGRTLQRFSRDLEAVDIHLRWSFEHSIKCFAQVLLTLLLIVSVLPFVVIVMVPVFRVYYFMQKTYRASSREAKRLDSISRSPRYAHFKETLQGLVVIRSFDKKDWFTDEFFKRLRHNQRMFYGNYMINRWFSSRIPVVGGLISIATAVSIVIAVKYGSLSPGVAGLVTVYSLSFWGVLNWGIRIWAEVESRMTSLERVRHFASLPQEADVIGDSSHVSVPENWPAYGEIKFAGVKARYAENRPMILKGLDFTLPAGAKVGIVGRTGSGKSTVFQTLYRFIELEAGKILIDDIDIATVPLARLRRALAIIPQDPTLFIGTIRTNLDRYNEHTDNKIWSVLEKASLAEFVRSLPRGLETELVENGVNLSQGQRQLLCLARALLLNAKIILLDEATASVDVKTDATVQRVLKEAGHGVTMLMIAHRLGTTRDCDLVLEIKEGNLGRVLRGPFNVKSVAPAFANA; this is encoded by the coding sequence ATGTCTCTTCTGAGACGAATTGTAAATGTCATTGGCGATCGGGTGTTTTTCGCGTGGTTAACACCGCTCTTGAAAACCGGCAGCGAGCGGAGTCTGGAAGTAGGTGACTTACCGGCATTACCTAGCGAGTTGGATCCCGAAACTTTGGTTTTGGACGAATCTAAAATCTCATGGGTAAGTGGCGTGTCTTTGCTTAAGACTTTGCTGATTGTTTCATCTAAGATTTGGGGACCTGCACTCGGATTCTTTTTGCTTTTTGCGGTAATGAACCTACTTGGCCCCGTGTTGGTAAACAATTTTGTTAAAGCGATTCAGACCGGCTTTTCAACTTCGGCTGAGATGCAAGCTGCGATGATCTTGGCAGCTTTAGTTGGAACGACCGGCATCATTGGTGGCGTTGCAATACAACACTATTTTCTTTGGCATTTGAAATGGAACCAAACTGTTACGAACATCGTGAACAAAAAGATTTTTTTTCACGCGCTGCGCTTGAGAAAAGGTGCGCGCGAAGCGACGCCCGTTGGCGATTTGGTCAATCATTTGAGTTCCGATACCGAGGCAGTCGCTGATTTTGGCGGCGGCATGGCTGATCTCATCTACAGCATCGTGATGATTGTCGGGGCAATTGGCCTTCTGTTCTACTATTTGGGCGCGACAGCTTGGGTGGCCGTCATTCTTCTCGGCGTTCTTGCTCCTATGACCAAAAAAGTCAGCCGTGACTTCACTGCATTCGATGAAGACCTAATGAAGTGGCGCGATCGACGGGTGACTCTGATGTCACAAATCTTAACAGCGATACGACTGGTGAAACATTTTAACTGGGAAAAAAGCGTTTCTGAAGAGGTTGGAAAAGTTCGAGAGGCCGAACTACATTCGCGGGAACGATTGGCTCGCGCGGAGTTGTTAGTGACTTTGATCTACGTTGCAGTCGGCACCTTTGTGCTATTTGCTGTACTGGCAGTGCATTCGCTTCGCGGAGCGCGCTTCGATGCAGCATTGATATTCACGTGTGTAAGCTTGTTTGGGCTTCTTGAAGATCCGTTTGCGCAAATCTCACGTGTGATCAGCACAATGATTACTGCTAAAGTTGGCGGAGAAAGAATTGCTGGATTTCTTCGGCTTCCGGTTGTCGACGAGGCGGCATTGCGAGTTGAGCGATCTATTGATCAAGGTGATAGCAAGCCAGACAAAGTCGAAGTTCATTACAAGAACTTGCACGTCCCCGCAGGGACATCACTTGCGGTCGTCGGCGGCGTCGGAAGTGGAAAATCGACGTTCCTTCATGTCTTGATGGGAGAAATGAGCGGATACTATTCGGGCCTTGAAATTCGTGGTGTGCCACGAAGTCGTCTGCGAATTGGGTACGTGTCTCAAGAGGCATTCATTTTGAATGGTACTCTTCTCGAAAATTTGGCATTCGGTCGCCAAGATATTTCTGAGTCCGAGTTATCGGAAGCCCTGCGGGCATCCTGTTTGGAAGAGGACTTGCGTTTGATGCCTGGAGGTTTGCAAACAGAAATTGGTGAAAAGGGAATCAACTTATCGGGAGGTCAGCGCCAGCGCGTAAGTCTGGCTCGAACAATCCTACATCGCCCGAATCTTGTTATTCTAGATGATCCGCTTTCTGCAGTTGATAGCGCCACTGAAAAGGCACTAGTCGAAAATCTCCTTGATCGAAACGGACTCTGGAAAAACGTCACTCGAATTATGATCACGCATCGGCTTAGTCATTTGAAGGTTTTCGATCAAATCGGATTTTTGGCAAAAGGCGAATTTAGAGCGACAGGAAAGTTCGAAGAACTCGAAGCGATTTCTCCAGAATTTCGTAGCTACCTAGAAGAATATGCCTTTTCGCAGAGCCACGGGACTCCTTCAGAAGGGAAATCAGAGTCAATGGCAGCCACGGTCGTGCAGGTTTCCGGCCACGAGCGGGTTACTGAGGACGAAGATCGTGGCTATGGTGCCGTGGCGACAGGCATGTATCGTCACTACCTCGAAGCCTTAGGGGGCGAGAACCTGCGTCTGCGGCCTTGGGTGCTGTTCGCGCTGGCGATTGCCGCCATGAGCTTAACGGGACTTCCGCTTTTGCAAAAGACTTGGCTTGCGTATGTATCTGACGCGCTCAATGAAACCACTTTGGCTGGGGGTCCAACAGGCCTCAGCTACGTCCGAAATCTAGCAAGTCAGCCAATGTCTGCAATCTACATCTATGGAGCGATCGGCTTACTGGTCATGGGTGGAACATTACTAGCGGATTTGTTTTGGCTAAAGCGCGGACTTGCCGCCGGACGAATGATTCATGACAAGATGTTGAAATCTGTTTTAGGTACGAAAGTTCGCTTTTTCGATTCGACTCCTGTCGGCCGAACTCTCCAGCGATTCTCACGCGATCTTGAAGCTGTCGACATCCATTTGCGATGGTCCTTCGAACATTCGATAAAGTGCTTTGCACAAGTGTTGCTGACGCTATTGCTGATAGTTTCGGTATTGCCATTTGTTGTCATAGTGATGGTTCCGGTTTTTCGAGTTTATTACTTCATGCAAAAAACCTATCGGGCTAGCTCGCGCGAGGCAAAACGTCTTGATTCGATTTCGCGTTCGCCTCGCTACGCTCACTTTAAAGAAACCCTGCAAGGGCTTGTGGTAATTCGCTCCTTTGACAAGAAGGACTGGTTCACGGATGAGTTCTTTAAACGGCTTCGGCACAATCAGCGGATGTTCTACGGAAACTACATGATCAATCGCTGGTTTTCGTCGCGAATTCCCGTTGTAGGGGGATTGATCTCTATTGCAACTGCAGTGTCGATCGTCATCGCTGTTAAATATGGCTCACTTTCTCCGGGCGTCGCAGGTTTGGTAACTGTTTACTCGTTGAGCTTCTGGGGCGTATTGAATTGGGGGATTCGAATCTGGGCCGAAGTTGAAAGCCGCATGACAAGTCTCGAGCGGGTGAGGCATTTCGCAAGCTTGCCCCAAGAGGCCGATGTCATTGGAGATTCGTCTCACGTCTCGGTACCGGAAAATTGGCCAGCTTATGGCGAAATTAAATTTGCCGGTGTCAAAGCTCGCTACGCCGAAAATCGACCAATGATTTTGAAAGGGCTCGACTTTACATTGCCGGCGGGTGCAAAGGTCGGAATTGTCGGAAGAACGGGGTCCGGTAAGAGCACTGTGTTTCAAACGCTTTACCGATTTATCGAGCTCGAGGCAGGGAAGATTCTGATCGATGACATAGATATTGCCACTGTGCCCTTGGCTCGACTGCGTCGTGCTCTCGCGATTATTCCTCAAGATCCGACGCTGTTCATTGGAACGATCCGAACGAATCTTGATCGATACAACGAGCACACGGATAATAAGATTTGGAGTGTTTTAGAAAAGGCGAGTCTAGCGGAATTCGTCCGATCGCTTCCAAGAGGTCTAGAGACAGAGCTTGTGGAAAACGGAGTAAATCTCTCGCAAGGCCAGCGTCAGCTACTTTGCCTAGCACGAGCGTTGTTATTGAACGCAAAAATTATTTTGCTCGATGAGGCAACCGCGAGTGTCGACGTGAAAACTGATGCAACCGTCCAGCGAGTGTTGAAGGAAGCTGGCCATGGCGTCACGATGTTGATGATCGCCCATCGACTTGGGACCACGAGAGATTGCGATCTTGTTCTTGAAATAAAAGAAGGAAACTTAGGACGTGTCCTGAGGGGGCCGTTCAATGTTAAATCGGTTGCACCGGCATTTGCGAATGCGTAA